ctatctgaattaatataattatttatttgatcaaatcaaaataataattaaataattctacagcaaagattagaacactcgttagtgtgtgaccccgtatgttcaatactaagcgggtagtaaattagtcatactaaatttactaatgaAGGTTGGCatctagcaacactcctcaacgacctgatagtatgaagtaatatatttttactaagaaccttagaagaacaaagtataattccttccataTTTCCATctcttggttaacccttagagtatggtttaattgtcaaactctaacttgttaccattattataatgaactgtgaatgacttaagaaattcatttcttcattcattcaatccccttaaccaaggttttattcacccagtcattataatcatagagctcaaactctttatcgagtcattataatcatagagctcaaactctttatcgagagttgacggattccttattgactaatcattaattctataagtatttaaatcatacccaatatccattcaactagcaccctagggtattaggtatccgaaatcaaagtataataaatacattgttaattactatgatagtCACAGGTCGaaggaaactctattactatattgagaatatcctattgacaaatatgcggtaattataaccattagaaattCTCATAGTGAGTCAATTCAATGGCTATATCTCTATattatctctcaatattatgatcactttcataatgataaatctctaaatttaatcaagaatcttattatattaacactttaatttaataataataacaaattgttTGACGcatgattgattggattgtgaTCATACTCCTTATTCCCAACATTGATTATACTTTCACACTTGAAATAAAATGTGTAACATGGAGCACAACATCATATGCTAATTGCTTTTTTAATGAAGTTAGTAAAATACTAGGTTGTCGATAAATTTTCATTAGCCTTATAATATAaagtttagtataaaattgACATActactattatattattttttatgtctcTTTTCTTTTGACTCAAAAATATTATACACTTCAAACTGTTtcatttacattttattttgaataaagataaaacaacATATTAAATACGTTTATTATATAATGACGATAATAATGTTatactaaacttaaaaaaattataattataaaatattatttttaatttaccaTGTCAAATTAAAGTGTAAGTTCGTGCATCACACGAATTTAACACTAGTATTTAAAAAAGGGCATAGTTTactttactaataataataataaatttatgtataaaattgGGAACTAGGAACTAATATGTTTATCATATCCTCTGCATTAAATTATATTCTGAAAATAatattcatgcattcttttTTTGGTAGCTAATATTCATCCATTGTTATTTATCCTTATCTAGAAGTTTAAACCAAAAGAGTGAAAGACCGAaacaaacaaatcaaaatttgtttcactattttttattaaaaataaaatatttttattaaattttgaatatatttaaatacttctataaaaaaatatttttattaaaaacaaattttgaaaaacaaatacAGACTCTCTTTAACAGATCCACCATCGTTTTCTTTATAAAGTATTAAAGGCCAAACTATTATTCTTCACCACTTAACAATAGTTAGCTAGCAATGGCTACTCTCACTTGTTCCGTAGCTGAGCTTCAATCACTTCTTATCAACAATGGAGGCAACACTTCCATGGCAACAGAAACTGCCAAATACATATGTGGAAGATTTGATGCTATCTCTAACAACTTTCTTGACACAAACCATGCAGTGGACAACACAtaccttctcttctcttcctaCCTTGTCTTTGCCATGCAGCTTGGCTTCGCCATGCTGTGTGCCGGATCGGTTCGCGCCAAGAACACCATGAACATAATGCTTACTAATGTCCTTGACGCCGCCACTGGCGGCATCTTCTACTATCTTTTTGGCTTTGCCTTTGCCTTTGGCTCCTCGTCCAACGGTTTCATCGGCGAACATTTCTTTGGCCTAACGCAGTTCCCGTCCGAGTCCTTCGACTATGCAAACTTTCTTTTCCAATGGGCTTTCGCCATCGCCGCCGCCGGCATAACAAGTGGATCCATAGCTGAGAGGACACAATTTGTTTCCTATTTGATATACTCTTCGTTCTTGACGGGGCTAGTTTACCCGGTCGTTTCGCATTGGTTTTGGTCATCGGACGGTTGGGGAAGCCCTGCAAGGGTTGATCCAGAAACACTGCTGTTTGGTTCGGGAGTCATTGATTTTGCTGGATCAGGTGTTGTTCACTTGGTTGGTGGTGTTGCTGGATTTTGGGGTGCCTTTATTGAAGGACCAAGGATTGGAAGGTTTGATCATGAGGGAAAAGCTGTGGCTATGAGGGGACATAGTGGTACTTTGGTTGTTTTGGGAACCTTCTTGTTGTGGTTTGGTTGGTACGGATTTAACCCTGGCTCGTTTCTCATCATCTCCAAGGCTTATGGTGAGTGTCTTATGATTCACAAAAATGCTTTAATGTCATTAAAAAATACtatctatttattaaaattagtaattttatatataaaattacatGTATAACTTCgttcatttttaataattttagtgtacatctAATGTTTATGTTCATGTAACtggattgaattttttattttttatttaacccttttttttcttaaaactgATGTTTTGGAAATAAAATCGAGAAAATACTCAAGTTGGTTGTTGAAGTTATATTCGAGCCTTAATTTAGTCCTTTTATACTATAAATTAGACAGCGGtataaaaagagagaaggaCTAACATGATATTCAGGGAGCAATTGATGCATATTTAAAAGGCCTACAAACTTattctcttaaaattttttatcaaacacGTGGCATTCAACCGCCAGTTACTTTCTCACTGAATCCGCGTTTATCTGAGTTCAAGATTTTGAACTCTTCCAATCTTTGATATCccaaaaaattttcatattcaCATATAGTATGCATTTAACACTTGGATTTGTATAATGTTGAAACATAGGTAAAAGTGGTTCTTTCTATGGACAATGGAGTGCAATTGGTAGGACTGCTGTGACAACAACACTTGCAGGTTGCTCAGCAGCATTGACAACTCTTTTTGGCAGACGTTTGCAAACTGGTCACTGGACTGTCACAGACGTTTGCAATGGCTTGCTTGGCGGATTCGCCGCCATCACTGCCGGCTGCTCTGTAGTAGACCCTTGGGCTGCAGTGATATGCGGATTCTTCGCGGCTTGGGTGTTGATTGGATGCAACATTCTAGCTGAGAAATTCAAGTATGATGATCCCTTGGAAGCCTTCCAACTCCATGGTGGATGCGGCGTCTGGGGGATCATTTTCACTGCGTTGTTCGCGAAAAAGGAGTATTTGAATGAGGTCTTTGGAGGGCCAATTGATAGGCCTTATGGTTTGCTAATGGGAGGAGGTGGAAGGCTTTTGGCTGCACATGTTATTCAGATTTTGGTTATTGTTGGTTGGGTTAGTGTTACAATGGGAACGTTGTTCTTTGTTTTGCACAAGTTGAAGCTTTTGAGGATATCATCTGAAGAGGAGATGGAAGGTTTGGACTTAACTAGCCATGGTGGAATGGCTTATGAGTATCATCATGGTGAACTTGAGCTTCTACAGAAACGTTCGCTTGAAGGAACAAGGATAGATCCTTAGATGATGTGTTTTTGTTAggtacattttctttttttggtattttgtttttgttagttACATGTTATTGGTATTTTGGTAAACAGTTGTGTTTCCTTTTAGTTGTTAACTTGATGGATTCTAAGTTTCAGTGTTTTTGTTCCGTTATAGTGTTCATGTTTAagaggattttttttaaataaataatttaattattttaattaccaaaataaataatttgtaataTAGGTTTCCTTTTATGTTGTAAAGTGTTCAGAAAATGCTTTTGGCTGCTTCCATGTGCTGCAGTCCCATTTGCCTTTGGTAATATGTAACTGCCTTATTTCCTTTGTGCATCCTTTTCCCTCATTACTTTCTTCCGGCATTAACCATATTTGAACAACTTTCCCAGATTTTCCTTCAACATTTAGAATGAAAACATTAATATAATAATGTTTGTTATGATCAACAAAATATCAGATATATAACTGTAATTATTGCTTGACTTTGCTTACAAAATCCTAGGTACTAGGATGAAACAAAGTGGAAAAAAAGAAGCCACTGTAAACAGTAAATAAGTCACATTTGAATTCAAACTCAATAGAcaagaaaatgaaaatcctTGTTAAACTGAAATCTTAGTTGCTATATTTGATAGAAAATTCAAACAACAACAAGTCTTTCTTCATATTGACATTACTGTTTCCAAATGATATACTAGGTATATACATATAAAGCCAAGAACACAAATTTAAACCACAAATAGTGAGTAAAGAAAGATTAATTCAAACTAATCTAATAGAATTATCTTTCTTTTGCTATTGACTTTAGGTTTAACCACTTCTATAGGAGAAGTGACAGTAGATTGTACCTAAATCGGATTTATCATGGAGCTTGAACCACCTCAAGAACAAGCTGCATTTCCAATTTTGCAGTCAACATGTGTCTTAGAATCCTTAGGCATTCTTCTCCTTGTTTATCCAAATTACTCTGCCTCTTCATTTCCTACTTCATCCAAAGAACATACCTACAATAGTCCACTTTGATGCTCCATTTGTAATTTCAGCTATAGATCAAGCCCATGGTTGAACGGGGAAATTCAGTTTACTCTGGTTGAATATAAGGTTAGTTCCATGAAATCCAAAAGTAATGTAACATCAACAAATAACTCATGCAATGAGTACAGTGTCACTGTCAGTAAGGTAACAAATAACACCTCATTTTAACAACAAAGTCTGAGTGTCTAAACTAATCATCACAATTTAGTGACATGCACAAgcattaaaaatacaaattatagAACCAGGAAATATATTTGGATAACATGCAATAAGTTTAGGAGAGAATGAAAGACAATACCTGTTGAAGATGTTGGACAGAAAAAGCAAGCATACTCTTCCTGAGTCATGAAATCCAATATCCATCAACATTGATGTTGCGGATGTGGGACATTTTGGACAAAATTAACGGGTCCTTCTTCTGCCACCGTCTCCGCAGCAAAGAACCTCCACTGAAGCCGAGCATTGACAGAGAGGAAGGAAAGCTTTTCCCCGCAACATCCTGGAGGTTGGGACAATGATCTATCAATAGCTTCTGGAGATTGTCAAGTCCCTTGCAGTCCAAGATTTCTAGAGTTGGAAAGCTTCGCAGACAGAGTCTCTCAAGGGAGGGCGGCAGGCAACCGCCCATGGGAAAGGAATTGATGTTATCATAAGGATGTTCGATGTCAAGATGTGTAAGACAGTGATCACACAAGTCCATGGATGCTAGGTACATCACCAGCTTCTTGCAACTCTGGATTTCAAGCTCTCTCAGGTTAGGTGGCAAACCCCCGTCGAAGAATGATTCAATTTCTGGGCAATTTCTTAGGATGAGATATTCTAGATGGGGTGCAACCATCTGGAAAGACTCAAAACTAGGGCAGTTGTCAATGTGTAAAGAGCGGAGATTTGAAGTTGAAGCAGCAGTTGGATCTGATTCCTCAAGAGACCTCATATTTTTAAGGGATGAAATTGTAATTTTTGTTAGATTTGGAAAGCTTGCCAAAGGGAAGGACATGAGTGAACAACAACTGCTGGATATTGATAACGATTGCAATGACTCGTGCTGCTGCTCTTGCGCCGGCATTGGGAACTCTAGATACGGACAACGGTGAATGTCCAAGTTTTGCAATGCAGAGGGCAAACATGCTCCGGGAAATGATATGGACGAATAACATATTGAGATGCTTAAAGATTGTAGACAGTTTAGTTGGTTGCGTCCAATGGCCTCAAACACCGCCTCCACTCGTTGGGTTCCTTCAACAGATAGCTCTAGCATTGCATCTGCTTTTGGAAGAGTAAAAGCAAGTTGGTCACAGTGACGAATGCAAAGGCTTTCCAAAGCAGGTAGTTGGATGGGCAAATCTCCCCTTAACTTAGGACAGTATCGCATTGTAAGCACCCTAAGCCGAGGAAAAGCATCCAACTCAAACTCAGATGAAACTGAAAGCCACTCCTCCCAGTTATACATGTGATAAAAACTCAGAGTTTCAAGCATTGGAAAGGGTGCCccacaagaagaagaattgtAAAACTCGGCACCGATGCGCGTTAACTTGAAAAACTCGCTGAGAAACAAGTGCTTCAAAGAGGGTAGCTGTCCAAGTGAAGGAAGCTCAAGACAATTGCTGCAgccattcaagtagattttggTCATGTTTCTGTAGGAAGAATGTCCTAGCCAATTTGGAAATGTTTGACCCTTGTAGTCATTGATTGATAGCTCTCTCAAGTTTGTGTGAGGCCTTAAATTGTTGAGTATATCGTGAGAATCAACAATATGGTTGTTTGATGACCAACTCAAACGTAGACCCCTAATGTTCTTCTTCCCAGCAATTCTTGCCCCCGAAGCTTGATCACCATCAATGACATTGTCTAATTGGGAAATACGAAGTGTCCCATGAATATTTGCAAGAGCTCCCAATTCTTTAATACCATTATCCTCTGCATGCTTGCCGACAACATAATCACTTAAAAACTGCAAATCCTTTATTTTGCTTATTCCTTTTGGCATCTCTTCGAGATCAGCTCCTTGAATATCAAGATGACGTAAATTTACAAGATCTTGCATATTGTTGGGTAGCTTCTTTAGTAAATAACAATCCTTCAACTTCAAAGTCTGGAGATTGTACAAATTACACAATTCCTCAGGCAATATTTTTATACGTGTACATGAGAGATCCAAATAACGCAGATGAATCAATTCACCTACTGAATCAGGTAATgaatgaagaggaatggtattAAATGACAAAACTCTTAAGCACTTCAACTCTGATACAAAGACATGAGGAGCATTTTCCATACTGAACGGATCCATTCGACCCAAATTTATTTCAAGAAATGTCCTCACATCTTTTACCTTACCACAAGCTTCCACTAGTTGCGAGAAGGGATAGTTTCCTCTTGAGTTATGCAATAAATGACGGGTTTTATTGCTGATCCCGATGTTTTCTTCACGTTTTTCAGCTCTAAAATAGAATTCTCCAGCATAAATTGTTGCCAAATCATGCATGATATCATGAATCACATAGAAGCTGTCATCAGTGCTAGAGGACTGAAAAAAGGATCTAGCAACCAATTGATCGAAATATTCACAACCAGTTTCTTCCAGAGtcttttttccttttggatGTAAAAGTTCTTCTGCCATCCATAGCAAGACCAGCTCATCtttatcaaattcaaaatcctttGGAAACAAAGAACAATAAACAAAGCATCGCTTTAGATTTGAAGGAAGGTAATGATAGCTAATTTTTAGGGCAGGAATAATCTCGTCATTCTGATCTTCAAAAACTTCCCATAGTTCACTTTTCAATACACTATCCCAATCCCTTTCATCATAGTTTATTGTACGTAATAAGGAACCAAGGGCCTCTACCGCCAAAGGTAGCCCTTTGCACTTTTTGACAAGTTCTCGACCAACCGATTCTAGAGTTGAATACTCCTTCGATGCAGTAGAAAGAAATACACGTTTCACAAAAAGTGACCAACAATCTTTCTCTGACAATAAACCAAGCTTGTATGCTGAAATAGTTTTCACTACATCGGCAACATTATCATTTCGAGTTGTTACAATAACCTTGCTTCCCTTTTTCCCATATTGAAAAGGTTTTTGAAGACTTTTCCAGTTTCTGGAATTATCAATCCACACATCATCCAAAACAATTAAGAATTTCTTCCCCATTAACTTATCCTTCAATCCAGTTTGAAGTAAACTCAAATCATCCTCGTTACAAGAACTAGATCCTGCTGCTTTTATTAAGGTCTTTGTAACCTTAGCAATGTCAAATTGGTCGGAAACACACACCCATGCTCTAGTGTCGAATTTCCTCTCCACTCTGACATCATTGTAAACCAACTGAGCCAAGGTAGTTTTTCCAACTCCGCCCATTCCCACAATGGGAATCACAGATATGTTAGCATCACAGGTATCATCTAACAACAATTCTATGATGGCTTCTTTGTCATTATCCCTTCCAAATATCTCAGAACTTTCAACTAGAGATGATTGAATTCTCCATGACATGTCCCCCAGATCTTTGGCAATCTCTTCTTTTAGACCAAGATCATCTTTCTCTTCAACAATAGACTCCAGTTTATCAACTATGTCTTGCGTGCTATTTACTACCCCCATCTCATCAACATCACAGTATTCCACGATTGAATCAACATAGTGAGACCAGGAAGAAGAGTTACCTGGATCCCTTTGAATGGGAGTGGCAGTGGCAGCTTTAGTACAGAGTTCATCAAGCAAGTCATCAGCCATATAGAGAGAATCTTGGAGATCAACAAGCCACTTCTTCACTTCTTGGTCTTTGATCTGCTTCTGCTCAGCATCATCAAGCACAGGTCGAACGGCACGGAGACATGCCTTCAACTTTTGAAGCAACTTCTGGTCAGCTAGCTTCCTTGCTATTGGGGTTGAGTTGACAGAAGACAGCTTGTTCAAAACAGCATCAACAAAGGAAGCGAGATAAGCTCTACCCTCAAATTTTGCAACCATTATTCAGGACAAGAGATTACaacaagcaaaaagaaaagaagagtggtTGCAGCTAGATTGCAATGTAAACAgatgttttattttttcctcaAGCACAAGAGAAACTGTTTGCGGTTTGCTTTGCACTTAATATGATATGTTTTTTTGCtaagtattatattatttgCCTAGATGAATAATAGAGGGTAGTTTTTTCTGAATGAAATTGACTTCATCTGCTACTTTCACGTGGCTTACTATGTGGACATGCCAACCATTAATAATTCCCTTCACATGTCCATGTATTTAGTCAATGCTTCTTGATATTGATGCTCTCTAGCAAATGGAAatcttttaactttttttggtgacttaatatttttttttggtataatCAATAATAAGCTTCTATATTATACTCCACGGTACTCTCTAGTTGGTAgatgatatattttgtttgaaGGATCAATAGATGCTGGGAAATATGTTAATCTACGAACACATGTGAAAAGAAATGGAGTTTGATATGATTTTTGGTTTTGCAAACCCCAATTGGCTGTGCTTATATCGAATGAGAACAGATTTTACAATGCGAAAAAGATGGCATTGTCACATAATTTATTTGAGTATAAAAGCATTGAAAAGacctattttataatatattaaacagatatttaaaaaaatgatagaatGATCTTTGACAATTTACAATTTTATAGGCTTGTTTtagtgaattttaaaaaaaatatataatttttgagttatttttttaaatattttttaaaaaaataaaaataattatatgtttggatatctcatacaaaaagatctttttatttatcagttaaattattttttgtttatttattatgtgaaaacatcttttttttatgaaaaaagatcatttaaaaaaatgtaaattgtagcttctaaaaaaattttttttaatacttttacttttactactaaaaatttattaaacacgataaaaaaaatttttattaaaaaaatatatttttctatcaCCCCACCCAAACAAGCACATAGTATGTAACATCAGCATTTTGGTccaaatatcattttttttcctttgcttTTTGCTGATCTAAAGTTGGACTATTTGTTTTCATTTCTCATTTTTACATTCTTTTACTATTACTAGTAGGGTATACATGGACCGGGTCACACCGGGTTTGGTTTAATTCAGACCCGATCTAAAATATAGATCGGGCctaatttttaaatcttaatcCGATTCTAAATTCAATGAAACCTACGCACCTTCGGGTCGGGTAAAAACTGGATCTTTAACATGTAAAAATCACCTAATCTCCAACCATTATTTCACAATTCACATAgaaaaattcacttaaaaaatataacaaaaactaacccttctctaaaattaaagcataaccataatcaatactaatattgtctaataacaccaaatatttaaatcaatacaaataacacaatattatgcattaatcTAAAGTCTTatacattttaaacataaaacattaacttataatcttataatgactaataacacaaaatattaaggtttacaatatcTATATTCCACGTAAGAATaaccatcatccatcactaataacacaaaatattaattgtgtatcaTGACCGGGCCACCGGGCCGAGTTCGGGTGACTCGAGCTATGGCCCaaacccgacccgaaataatgaccgggtctatttttgagacccttatcCGGCTctaaacccgatgaaatcacacTAAATTAGCCCCTAAAGTGTTCGGGACCGGGCCAAGTCTTCGGGCTAGGCCGGCCATGTACACCCCTAATTACTAGTAGTAAATCTGTGCACTTGCTAAGGCTTCAAAACAGAtctcttttttcaatttaaagaaTAACTATAGTATTATTGTAATCAATTCATATTTTGTTTGTAACAAATCTAATTAATGTGCAAATAGCATTGTTCcaattcacttttttttataaaaattagttaaatcaaATTAGAGATATTTAACCTTTGCAATTCAAAGGGGAGGAGGAATCCATCTTTTGCATATATACTATTATATCTGAGTAAAATATTTCtcacataataaaaataacaatataacTAAACTTAAACTATTGTATTTTTTCAAGATAACTTTAATCCTTTTTACTATTTCAAAGTATTTAAAGAGAttgaaaaaaaacataaaaaattttgaaacgggaaaataaattttttaatatctttacAAGATAATTTGACTATTTCTAAAAACATACATAATTATTTACATATTATCTTTAACTATTACACATTGTAGTagtgtttgttttgaggtactgagacAGAAACTGAGAGATTGAGactcagtatcatgtttgttagtttagagactggtactaaaatttctttCTCTGTcttcaaaatttcagtatttcagtacctcaaAAAAATAGGGACGCaagggactaaaatttttagagatggagactaaaattttaataatattttatacctaaaataccttcatttcaattaattgatttcaattttactctttgtacaaattaaattaaaatttcattcttattttaatttctgtctcccattttgcaccaaatagaatactgaaatttatttcaatctctgtctcttaatctatgtctctcagtctcagtctttccatctctgtctctccaccaaatgCTACTTGTAAGTTGttttttactaaattaaattataattattgtcTTTCATATACTTTAAACTTTTTTAAACATGATACTGTCAATAAAAGTTAGATATTAAACACTACATTTATCCATATGCTCATCCGAAATACTATTCAAATATTTCCTAAAAACAAGTTGTAGCTCCCGTCTAATTGTCAATGGGCTAATATGTTGTGCAATAGGTTTAAGCTATATGAACACTTGATATTCTTATAAATAACATCCTGcataacatgaaaaaaaaaaattatgtattcaATACAATGAAACTAACAACCATCCAATGGACCTAAGCaagattataaatataaattaatataatatctttTATTGATTACACAATTTTATATGGATCACATTGAACCCTGAATCTTTCATACATGTAGTATGAATTCTTGAACTACTAATAAAATtctgtatttaaaaaaaaattaataacattaATATAGTTACACAACATAATTAATACACgttaaaagaattcaaaatctCAAACCATACAAacaacaaatatattaaaatttttatataaaaaagaaaaatatgaaagCTTTGTTTTAATTAGTATACCCAATGATTTAATCTTTTAAGAATCATCTTCTCTCATAGGATCTTCCAGCTTCCAAGGTAAATTTAATGGATTCTAATGTATTTCAATCCATAGTAtctgcatatttttctttttgggatgacttttttttatataattaaaatcatcaagttcTCAAACAGCATACAAATTCCATGTTCTGCGTCACAGTATAATCTCTAACcactttttaaaacaaaactatccaaatcaaaacaaacaaaaataacaacataagtaacaataaaatcaataacaaataaGTTATATTATAGAATTCTACCTATCTCTTCCACCCCATTTGCTTGgatttctctttcctttttccaTGCATCTCGTCAATATAACACCTCATTCTTCATctcatcaaaatttaaaatcttattttgaaaaataatgctATTTCTTATTCTTGATATAGTCCATATTGTTACAAAAATAGAGACTCTCATACCTAGAGGTGACAAAACGGATCGAACCCGTCGGGCCGATCCGCTAAAAAAGGCGGGTCAGGCTAAGATTTGGAGTCcgccaaattaaaaaattctgcCAAAACTGCACCGACAAATTAGTGGATTTTTGCGGAGCGAGGCGGGCCGGTTTGCCAGGCCGaagatatttttttccttttttattaaataaaagagtgattactattataaaattaataattatagaatttttaaatactttttttcattttttgtttatattcttcttttagttattaactttatttattttattttacaatttcgtatatatgttcaaattatgtgacttattttttaaaataaagatagttctattgataaatattattttgaacaattttattgaaattaaaaataaaaaatagtaaaaaattataatatttgactaatttttatttgtatttaattttttaattattattttttggtctTATTTTGAACTAATCTCAAATCATATATctatttatagttttaattcCATAAATTATCTTATGGAAGGTAATTAAAGGTAGTTTTGATTAATtcgatttgaaataaattaaggttTTCATCCAAACTCTATAATTAtggattatttttctatttgcaACTTAAAGTtctagaaattcaaaaataatgagTTTGGGCaatttaaattaagattttatctaattttataattattgagttattttatatatttaaattgtaaAGTTGGTAGTTgtaaaataataaggatttttatacgatttggacattttattaaaaataatttgtgaaattggTGATCAAATAgtatttctatatattattattgttggattataATTTATTTCCAATTACCATATTATCcccatttttatttgaaattacaaaactactgatgcgtgagcatcttgtctatctttctctagtgaatttgcactaaattgttgagtttaattaagaattatttatattttagccactatggatgctattttgagttttgggcaattttatttatgttaggtagcattcggcggaatttgacgaagtttctgcagcacaagaatcaaaggagatggctgcgaggagt
This sequence is a window from Arachis duranensis cultivar V14167 chromosome 2, aradu.V14167.gnm2.J7QH, whole genome shotgun sequence. Protein-coding genes within it:
- the LOC107473919 gene encoding ammonium transporter 1 member 4-like; translated protein: MATLTCSVAELQSLLINNGGNTSMATETAKYICGRFDAISNNFLDTNHAVDNTYLLFSSYLVFAMQLGFAMLCAGSVRAKNTMNIMLTNVLDAATGGIFYYLFGFAFAFGSSSNGFIGEHFFGLTQFPSESFDYANFLFQWAFAIAAAGITSGSIAERTQFVSYLIYSSFLTGLVYPVVSHWFWSSDGWGSPARVDPETLLFGSGVIDFAGSGVVHLVGGVAGFWGAFIEGPRIGRFDHEGKAVAMRGHSGTLVVLGTFLLWFGWYGFNPGSFLIISKAYGKSGSFYGQWSAIGRTAVTTTLAGCSAALTTLFGRRLQTGHWTVTDVCNGLLGGFAAITAGCSVVDPWAAVICGFFAAWVLIGCNILAEKFKYDDPLEAFQLHGGCGVWGIIFTALFAKKEYLNEVFGGPIDRPYGLLMGGGGRLLAAHVIQILVIVGWVSVTMGTLFFVLHKLKLLRISSEEEMEGLDLTSHGGMAYEYHHGELELLQKRSLEGTRIDP
- the LOC107473916 gene encoding putative disease resistance RPP13-like protein 1, with product MVAKFEGRAYLASFVDAVLNKLSSVNSTPIARKLADQKLLQKLKACLRAVRPVLDDAEQKQIKDQEVKKWLVDLQDSLYMADDLLDELCTKAATATPIQRDPGNSSSWSHYVDSIVEYCDVDEMGVVNSTQDIVDKLESIVEEKDDLGLKEEIAKDLGDMSWRIQSSLVESSEIFGRDNDKEAIIELLLDDTCDANISVIPIVGMGGVGKTTLAQLVYNDVRVERKFDTRAWVCVSDQFDIAKVTKTLIKAAGSSSCNEDDLSLLQTGLKDKLMGKKFLIVLDDVWIDNSRNWKSLQKPFQYGKKGSKVIVTTRNDNVADVVKTISAYKLGLLSEKDCWSLFVKRVFLSTASKEYSTLESVGRELVKKCKGLPLAVEALGSLLRTINYDERDWDSVLKSELWEVFEDQNDEIIPALKISYHYLPSNLKRCFVYCSLFPKDFEFDKDELVLLWMAEELLHPKGKKTLEETGCEYFDQLVARSFFQSSSTDDSFYVIHDIMHDLATIYAGEFYFRAEKREENIGISNKTRHLLHNSRGNYPFSQLVEACGKVKDVRTFLEINLGRMDPFSMENAPHVFVSELKCLRVLSFNTIPLHSLPDSVGELIHLRYLDLSCTRIKILPEELCNLYNLQTLKLKDCYLLKKLPNNMQDLVNLRHLDIQGADLEEMPKGISKIKDLQFLSDYVVGKHAEDNGIKELGALANIHGTLRISQLDNVIDGDQASGARIAGKKNIRGLRLSWSSNNHIVDSHDILNNLRPHTNLRELSINDYKGQTFPNWLGHSSYRNMTKIYLNGCSNCLELPSLGQLPSLKHLFLSEFFKLTRIGAEFYNSSSCGAPFPMLETLSFYHMYNWEEWLSVSSEFELDAFPRLRVLTMRYCPKLRGDLPIQLPALESLCIRHCDQLAFTLPKADAMLELSVEGTQRVEAVFEAIGRNQLNCLQSLSISICYSSISFPGACLPSALQNLDIHRCPYLEFPMPAQEQQHESLQSLSISSSCCSLMSFPLASFPNLTKITISSLKNMRSLEESDPTAASTSNLRSLHIDNCPSFESFQMVAPHLEYLILRNCPEIESFFDGGLPPNLRELEIQSCKKLVMYLASMDLCDHCLTHLDIEHPYDNINSFPMGGCLPPSLERLCLRSFPTLEILDCKGLDNLQKLLIDHCPNLQDVAGKSFPSSLSMLGFSGGSLLRRRWQKKDPLILSKMSHIRNINVDGYWIS